From the Choloepus didactylus isolate mChoDid1 chromosome 22, mChoDid1.pri, whole genome shotgun sequence genome, one window contains:
- the LOC119518724 gene encoding 28S ribosomal protein S33, mitochondrial-like, with translation MSSLSEYGLCMTHLSAWLFGEVARHTDSKSMKVVKLFSEQPLAKRKETYDWYTNHNTYFTLMGILHFHGLYRDKHQGFRDKQLQLKKLSGKAKPRKGEGKRATKRK, from the coding sequence atgtcttcacttTCAGAATATGGCTTGTGCATGACTCATCTGAGTGCCTGGCTATTTGGCGAAGTTGCCAGACACACTGATTCCAAATCCATGAAAGTAGTGAAACTGTTTAGTGAACAGCCTTTGGCCAAGAGGAAGGAGACTTACGACTGGTATACGAATCACAACACTTATTTTACACTTATGGGGATactacattttcatggcctctaCAGAGATAAGCATCAAGGTTTTAGAGATAAGCAATTGCAACTAAAGAAGCTCAGTGGAAAGGCGAAACcaagaaaaggagaagggaaaagagcaacaaaaagaaaatag